From the Diospyros lotus cultivar Yz01 chromosome 13, ASM1463336v1, whole genome shotgun sequence genome, one window contains:
- the LOC127787905 gene encoding RING-H2 finger protein ATL33, which produces MSTAPPAAHTWLSDSSPYLPIFSILAFVAMLILIYAFFFALKCPPNPFDSFRRSSSGTAGGPPGQGLSTRNKEQVVASITYKEEQHGAAGGECPVCLSAFLDGEAISQVEVCKHLFHVMCIDMWLSSHHNCPVCRALILAKPPRRRPVPGGEADLRQGLPDSANLM; this is translated from the coding sequence ATGTCCACCGCCCCTCCCGCCGCCCACACCTGGCTCTCCGACTCATCTCCTTACCTCCCCATCTTCTCCATTCTCGCCTTCGTCGCCATGCTCATCCTCATCTACGCCTTCTTCTTCGCCCTAAAGTGCCCTCCCAACCCTTTCGACAGTTTTCGCCGGAGCTCCAGCGGCACAGCCGGAGGCCCACCAGGTCAAGGGCTGAGCACCAGGAACAAGGAGCAGGTAGTCGCCAGCATCACGTACAAGGAGGAGCAGCACGGGGCGGCGGGCGGAGAGTGCCCGGTGTGTCTGTCGGCGTTCCTCGACGGCGAGGCGATAAGCCAGGTGGAAGTTTGTAAGCACTTGTTCCACGTGATGTGTATTGACATGTGGCTCTCTTCTCACCACAATTGCCCCGTTTGCCGCGCTTTAATTTTGGCGAAGCCGCCCAGGCGGCGGCCGGTGCCGGGCGGAGAGGCGGATCTCCGGCAAGGGTTGCCTGATTCTGCCAACTTGATGTGA